A region from the Diorhabda sublineata isolate icDioSubl1.1 chromosome X, icDioSubl1.1, whole genome shotgun sequence genome encodes:
- the LOC130450668 gene encoding uncharacterized protein LOC130450668: protein MNNHYDLVLYTDASKNETGISCSVTTSQIAIKSSLIPSTCNVHTGELFSILQAINSISPPYKLVAICTDSLASILSIQNIFTEHPIVQSIHDSYQLISSQGITVTLIWLPSHIGIEGNELADKQAKIAATYTVTDNVIIGKDLKSQFKRKSRVTWQQHWDTINTELAIQDLLMDIL, encoded by the coding sequence atgaataaccaCTATGATTTAGTGTTATACACAGATgcatccaaaaatgaaacaggCATAAGCTGCTCTGTTACAACGtcacaaattgcaataaaatcttCCCTAATCCCATCAACCTGTAACGTTCACACAGGTGAACTATTCAGCATTCTACAGGCCATCAATTCAATCTCTCCACCTTATAAGCTCGTCGCCATATGTACAGACTCACTTGCCTCTATATTAtccatccaaaatatatttaccgaaCATCCTATTGTCCAATCAATACATGACTCCTACCAGCTTATCTCATCCCAAGGAATAACAGTTACTTTAATTTGGTTACCTTCCCACATTGGCATCGAAGGCAACGAACTAGCAGACAAACAGGCAAAAATTGCAGCTACATATACCGTCACCGATAATGTTATTATTGGAAAGGATTTAAAATCACAGTTCAAAAGAAAATCCAGAGTTACATGGCAGCAGCATTGGGACACTATTAACACAGAATTGGCCATTCAAGACTTACTCATGGATATCTTATGA